A single region of the Alosa alosa isolate M-15738 ecotype Scorff River chromosome 6, AALO_Geno_1.1, whole genome shotgun sequence genome encodes:
- the LOC125296360 gene encoding uncharacterized protein LOC125296360, whose translation MEIYSGHARGVGEVKGREMSWAEQVDLAYPLEECWSESCLTDPHLCMEDHYRPEVRSGEEKLALDSGYLTLANGDPFALMKVNTVASGRFRKAESVVSLAQTRASLTYPLEELNVNTVASGRFRKAESVVSLAQTRASLTYPLEECWSESCLTDPHHLCMEDHHRPEVRSGGYKLDLDSWYLSLAYGDPFALMKVNTAAPEGFRA comes from the exons GGCCGAGCAAGTGGACCTCGCTTACCCCCTGGAGGAGT GCTGGAGTGAGAGCTGCCTGACTGACCCACATCTGTGTATGGAGGACCACTACAGGCCTGAGGTGCGGTCAGGAGAGGAGAAGCTGGCCTTGGATAGCGGGTACCTGACCCTGGCCAATGGGGACCCCTTCGCCCTGA TGAAGGTGAACACTGTTGCATCGGGGAGGTTCAGGAAGGCAGAGAGTGTCGTCAGCCTGGCCCAGACTCGGGCCAgcctcacgtaccccctggaggaGT TGAATGTGAACACCGTTGCATCAGGGAGGTTCAGGAAGGCAGAGAGTGTCGTCAGCCTGGCCCAGACTCGGGCCAGCCTCACATACCCCCTGGAGGAGT GCTGGAGTGAGAGCTGCCTGACTGACCCACATCATCTCTGTATGGAGGACCACCACAGGCCTGAGGTGCGGTCAGGAGGGTACAAGCTGGACCTGGATAGCTGGTACCTCTCCCTGGCCTACGGGGACCCCTTTGCCTTGA TGAAGGTGAACACCGCTGCACCGGAGGGGTTCAGAGCCTGA